One region of Oncorhynchus nerka isolate Pitt River linkage group LG22, Oner_Uvic_2.0, whole genome shotgun sequence genomic DNA includes:
- the LOC115105999 gene encoding programmed cell death 1 ligand 1-like, translated as MEQAFLLVLHVVLWPTLAALFTVEVDSLSHVAEFHGDVTMGCRFQPGGWDPNLSVVWQRVQPLPDVEVYRMDNGQEDLTSQNLQYRGRARLVSEELTNGWAKLHVSSLRINDSGVYRCLVELGGADYKQTTLTVKATYKTIIKSMQRRGGDEVELACESEGYPLATINWRDKSLRNIKSNDTVVKTPDQLFHVTSKITVKYSEKNNYTCALVEKGEATKGPSARFDIPDEIPVIESKPNTLSIVLGTTLTVTMIIAATIFGYRRQKGRLRTLKI; from the exons ATGGAGCAGGCTTTTCTTTTGGTTTTACATGTAGTCTTATGGCCAACTCTTGCAG CCTTGTTCACAGTGGAGGTGGACAGTCTCTCACACGTGGCAGAGttccatggtgatgtcaccatgggcTGCAGGTTCCAACCTGGGGGCTGGGACCCCAACCTGTCGGTGGTATGGCAACGGGTCCAGCCTCTTCCAGATGTAGAGGTGTACAGGATGGATAACGGACAGGAGGACCTCACTTCTCAGAATCTCCAGTACCGCGGCAGGGCACGGTTGGTGTCGGAGGAGCTGACCAATGGCTGGGCCAAGCTACATGTGTCCAGTCTGAGGATCAACGACTCTGGGGTGTACCGATGTCTTGTGGAATTGGGGGGAGCTGATTATAAACAGACCACTTTGACTGTCAAAG CTACCTATAAGACTATCATCAAAAGCATGCAGAGACGAGGTGGAGATGAGGTGGAGCTGGCCTGTGAGTCTGAGGGCTATCCTCTTGCCACAATCAACTGGAGAGACAAGAGTCTCAGGAACATCAAATCCAACGACACCGTTGTGAAAACTCCAGACCAGCTTTTCCATGTCACCAGCAAGATAACAGTCAAATACTCTGAGAAAAACAACTATACATGTGCCTTGGTGGAGAAAGGTGAAGCTACAAAGGGTCCATCAGCCAGGTTTGACATCCCAG ATGAAATACCTGTGATTGAGAGTAAACCTAACACCCTTTCTATTGTATTGGGCACGACATTGACGGTGACTATGATCATTGCAGCTACCATCTTCGGGTATCGCAGACAGAAAG GGAGGCTCAGGACCCTCAAGATCTAA